CGCTGATGGCCCTCGTCGTAGCCCCCGTCGCGCTCGCCCAGAGCGGGACCGTCGCCTCCAACAGCTACGCCCCCCCCTCCGGCCTCAGCGACGTGGCGTCCATCTCTGCGGGGTACTACCACGGGCTCGCACTGAAGACGGACGGGTCCGTCGTCCAGTGGGGGGGCACCTCAAACGGGCAGGGATCGCCCCCCGCCGGCCTCAACGCCGTCGCCGTCGACGCCGGGCACTTCCATAGCCTCGCGCTCCGATCGGATGGGACCGTCGTCGCCTGGGGGAGCAACAGCAACGGGCAGAGCACGGTCCCGAGCGGCCTCTCCGACGTGGTCGCGGTCTCCGGCGGGTCTTATCACAGCCTCGCACTGAAGTCGGACGGCACGGTCGTCGGCTGGGGGGGCCGCACGTTCGGAGAGGCCACGCCGCCGGCTGGCCTCACCGACGTCGTCGCGATCGAGGCGGGAGGCGTCATGAGCCTCGCCCTCAAGGCGGATGGCACGGTCGTCCAGTGGGGGCACAGCGGCTACGGAACGCCCCCCAGCAGCCTCGCCGGCGTGGTCTCCATCGCCGCCGGGGAGTTCCACGGGCTCGCCCTCAAGGCCGACGGGACCATCGTCGGCTGGGGGTACAGCGAGGGCTACGGCGCGGAGACGGCGCCCGCAACCCTCACCGACCCCGTCGCGATCTCGGCCGGACAGAGCTTCAGCATCGGGCTCAACAGCGACGGGACCATCGTCGGGTGGGGGTATCCCGGCGGCTTCAGCGGGATGACGACGCTCTCGGGCGTCCGGAGCCTCTCGGCGGGCCGGGGCTTCACGCTCGCCCTCTATGGCGAGACGCCGCCCCTCCCGACGACTCCCGGCGGCGGTGGCGGCGGCAGCAGTGAGTCGGCCCTCGCCATCGGCTCGTCGGCCTCGGTGTACTGGCCGACGGACACGGCCGAGATCGCCGTCGACGCCGCCGCCGCCGACGGGCTCCTCGCCCTCTCGGCCGTCCTCGGCTACGACCCCGCCCGCCTCGACTACGACACCGGGTCGCTCGAGGCCGGCGCCCTCTTCACCGACGGGTCGCCCCAGGCGTTCGCCCAGGACTTCCCCGAGGCGGGCACCCTCGACTGGACGACGGGCCGCACAGTCGGGACCGCGACCGGCGACGGGTCCGTCGCGACGGTCACGTTCTCGATCGACGACCTCGCCGCCCCCGGCTGGGCCCCGTTCACGCTCGACCGCGTCGACGCCATCGACGACGCCGGTGCCGAGTTCACCTTCGACGAGGTCGGAGGCGGGCAGTTCATGATCGGCGGCGTGTGGCCGGGCGACCTCAACAACGACTGCACGGCCAACTACCTGGACGGCCTCGCCATCCTTGCCGACTATAACGCGACCGGCGCGGCCCGCCCCGGTGATCGCGACATCGCGTGGGGGGCCAAGGCGTTCTCCCCGTGGGGCGGCTCGTCGGCCGCGCCTGAGTTCCTACGGAGCTTCATGGACGGCGACGGGAACGGGACGCTCGACTACCGCGACGCCCTCCCGGTCCTCCTCAACTACAACGAGACCCACGAGGCCGAGACAGGCTGCGTCGCGCCCGCGTCGGCCGCCCGGTTCGCGGGCACGGTCGATCGCACGGCGGGCGCGGCTTCAGTCGCCCTCAACGGGGCGGTCGGATCGACCGTCGCCTTCGACCTGGCGCTCTCCGAGCCGGCCGCCGAGCTCCTCGGCGTCGGCATCCAACTCCGGTTCGGAACGAGCGGCGCGACGGTCACGAGCGTCGAGCCCGGCTCGCTCTTCACGCCGGCCATCAGCATCGTCCACATTGAGGACGGCGTGGCCGAGGCCGCGTTCGGCCAGGCCGGCCCTGACGCCGCGATCTCCGGCGAGGGCACGCTCGTCCGCGTCGTGGCTCGGATTGACGCGCCGGACGCGGCCGTCGAGATCGCCGGCCTCCACCTCTCGACGGTGAGCGGCGGGACGACCGCGCTCGACCCGGCCGCGGGTGGCGTGACGGTCTCCGAGTCCCAGCCGGTGGCCAACGAGGACGCGGCCGGCGGCGCCCTCGACGTGGCCCTCGCCCCGAACCCGGCCCGCGCCGCGGCTCACGTCGCGCTGACCGCGCCGGAGGCCGGGGCGGTCACGGTCCGTGTGTTCGACGCGCTCGGCCGGCAGGTGGCCGCCGTCGACCAGACGGTCCCGGCGGGCTCGACCCGGTTCGAGCTTCCGATCGACGCGCTCGCCCCGGGCGTGTACGTCGTCCGCGTCGCCGGCTTCGGCCAAGCGACCAGCCGGACCCTGACGGTCGCCCGCTAACCCGGTTCGACAGGGACGGTACGCCACGGGCCCGCCCCTCCTCGGAGGGGCGGGCCCGCGCGCCTGAGGCCCTCCGCCTCGACGCCGAGGCGAGGGAAGCCGGGCGAGCGGCGGAGGGTCTCGAAGACGCCCGAGGGACCCACCCCACCGCCCACGCGCACCGTGACGATGCGATAGTGCGAGCCACGACGCCTCGTCTACCGGGCCGGTGACGCTGCGCTCGCGCCGCGCATCCTCCCAATCGCGGATCACGTGACGACGGCGCTCCTCACGGACGACAAAAAAGTTCGGCGGGGCTGGCCGCCCGTCCGGCCCGTTCTCGCTTGTGGACTAGCAGACAGCTGTGCTGCTCCGCCCCGCCCTCTGGTGGAACGGTCTTCTCATCACACCCCAACGATTGATGCTCCGCACCCTCCTTGTTGCCGCTCTCGCCTCCGTTGCCCTGCCCGCTCTCGCACAGTCAGGCGAGTCCTCGGTCGCGCTTCGCTCCGACACCGGCACGTACCTCGCGCGCTGCTACGGCTGCGTCCCCGGAAACGACAACTCCCCGACGAACGTCGCGACCGTCCACGAGGAGGCGGGCGACCCGGCGGCCCTGCCCGCCCACGCCCGGTTCGCCATCGTCCCGCAGCCCGACGGCCGGGTCGCCCTCCGGACCGACTCCGGCAACTACATGGCGCGGTGCGCCGGCTGCACGCCCGAGGTCCGCTACGCGGAGGTGAACGACGTCGCCTTCGTCCACGTGAGGCAGCCCTCGGAGGGGCCGTGGGCGCTGTTCACGATGACCCAGATGCCGAACGGGAAGTACACCTTCCAGTCGGACAACGGCCGGTACCTCGCCCGCTGCAACAACTGTGTCGTAGGCAGCCTCCAGCCCGACGTGGCCATGATGCACGAGACGAACCCCGACTCGCCGTGGGCGCAGTGGGACGTGGTCCAACTAGGTGGGGGCGCCTCCGGCGACGAAAGCGCGGCCGCGGAAGAGAGGATCACGATCGACGGGACGGAGGTCCTGACCGGCGCCGTCCAGGTCACGCTCCAGTGGAACGCCCCCGTCGACCTTGACCTCTTCGTGACCGACCCGAACGGGGACGAGGTCTCGTACATCAACACGAGCGTGCCGTCTGGCGGGGTCCTCGACGTTGACGCCCGTGCGTCGTGCGCGGCGACACCTGAGACGGTCGAGAACATCGTATGGCAGACGAACCCGCCCCAGGGCACATACGGCGTCCGGGTCAACTACTACACCGCGTGCGACGAGGGCCCCGTGCCCTACACCGCGACGCTCCGGCGCGGCGGCCAAGTCGTCGAGACGTGGACCGGCACCCTCAACGTTGGTGAGTCAGCCGATCACACCTTCATGGCCCAGTAGCCCACCCGGCCGGCCGCCTCGCTCTCCGTAGCGGGCATGGAGGGACGACACGCAGCGGGCCCGCTCTTCTCAGGAGGAGCGGGCCCGTCGTTGTTTAGCTCCTCCGCCTCGGCGGCTCCGTGGAGCGACCGAGGCGGCGGGGTTGAATCTACCGGCGGAGGTTCTTGAACAGGGCCGAGGCGCCCATCCCGCCCCCCGATGACGCCATCCTGTCACCGCACGAGCGTATCCTCACGTCCCCTCGTTCACCGTGCCATGTCGCCCCCTCCACCGTCCCTGCTCTTGGAGAAATGGTACCGACGTGCGTGGATCGCCCTGAACGCCCATTTCGACGCCTCCCATTCGCGGTCGACTGCCGATCGGTGGATGGTCGGCCTAGCCGCGTTCCTCTCAGCGATAGTCGCCGCCCTCGTCGGGTCCACTCTCGTCGACACGGGAGCGTTGGACGCCAGCCTGAAGTGGGTGATCGTCATCGCGAGCGCCGGCGCCGCCGGGCTGACGGCGCTCGCGACGCAGCTCCAGTACGGCAAGCAAGCGGCGGCCCACCGGGAAGCCGCCAGCGCCTACCAGAAGATCGCTGGCCGCATCGAGCAACTTGTTCTCAGCGACCGCCCCATCACGGACGAGGACGTCGCCGGGATCCGGGACCAAATCGACGACGTCGAGAGCAGGGCGCCAGCCATTCCCGAGCGGTTCCGCAAGCGGTACCGGGACAAGTACACGCCGCTCGGCGCCTGACGCCCGCGGCGGGGGCGCCCGCCTCGGTCGCTCCGGAGAGCCGCCGAGGCGGACGGAACTGACTCAGCGGCGGAGGTTCTCGAAGACCGCCGAGGCGCCCATCCCGCCCCCGATGCACATCGTCACGATGCCGTAGCGCGACCCGCGGCGCTCCATCTCATGGAGGAGCGTCGCCGTCAGCTTGGCGCCGGTGCAGCCGAGCGGGTGGCCCAGCGCGATGGCCCCGCCGTTGACGTTGACCTTCTCCTGCGGGATGTCGAGCTCGCGGAGGATCGCCAGCGACTGGCTCGCGAACGCCTCGTTGAGCTCGATGAGGTCGATGTCCTTGAGGTCCATCCCGACCTGCTTGAGCACCTTCGGGATCGACTCCATCGGCCCGATCCCCATGATCTCGGGGGCCACGCCGGCGACGGCGAACCCGAGCATCTTGGCCATCGGCTCGGCCTCGAGCTCGTCGACGAGCTTCTTCGAGAGGATGACCGAGGCGGCCGCGCCGTCGTTCATCTGCGACGAGTTGCCGGCCGTCACGCTGCCGCCCTGCTTGAACGCGGGGCGCAGCTGGGCGAGCGCCTCCAACGAGGTCCCCGCGCGCGGGCCCTCGTCGGTGTCGTGCGTGTACGAGATCTCCGTCGCCTCGCGGGCGTCGGCGTCGTAGACGGTCTGCGTGACCTCGACGGGCACGATCTCGGCCTCGAACCGGCCGCTCGCGATCGCGTCGAGCGCCCGCTCGTGGCTCTGGAGCGCGAACGCGTCCTGCGCCTCGCGCTCGACGTTGAACTTCGAGGCCACGTTCTCGGCCGTGATCCCCATCGACGTGTAGAAGTCGGGGTCGTCCTCGGCGAGCTGCGGGTCGGGGGCGAAGTAGAACCCGCCCAT
This sequence is a window from Rubrivirga marina. Protein-coding genes within it:
- a CDS encoding cohesin domain-containing protein produces the protein MALVVAPVALAQSGTVASNSYAPPSGLSDVASISAGYYHGLALKTDGSVVQWGGTSNGQGSPPAGLNAVAVDAGHFHSLALRSDGTVVAWGSNSNGQSTVPSGLSDVVAVSGGSYHSLALKSDGTVVGWGGRTFGEATPPAGLTDVVAIEAGGVMSLALKADGTVVQWGHSGYGTPPSSLAGVVSIAAGEFHGLALKADGTIVGWGYSEGYGAETAPATLTDPVAISAGQSFSIGLNSDGTIVGWGYPGGFSGMTTLSGVRSLSAGRGFTLALYGETPPLPTTPGGGGGGSSESALAIGSSASVYWPTDTAEIAVDAAAADGLLALSAVLGYDPARLDYDTGSLEAGALFTDGSPQAFAQDFPEAGTLDWTTGRTVGTATGDGSVATVTFSIDDLAAPGWAPFTLDRVDAIDDAGAEFTFDEVGGGQFMIGGVWPGDLNNDCTANYLDGLAILADYNATGAARPGDRDIAWGAKAFSPWGGSSAAPEFLRSFMDGDGNGTLDYRDALPVLLNYNETHEAETGCVAPASAARFAGTVDRTAGAASVALNGAVGSTVAFDLALSEPAAELLGVGIQLRFGTSGATVTSVEPGSLFTPAISIVHIEDGVAEAAFGQAGPDAAISGEGTLVRVVARIDAPDAAVEIAGLHLSTVSGGTTALDPAAGGVTVSESQPVANEDAAGGALDVALAPNPARAAAHVALTAPEAGAVTVRVFDALGRQVAAVDQTVPAGSTRFELPIDALAPGVYVVRVAGFGQATSRTLTVAR
- a CDS encoding SLATT domain-containing protein, whose amino-acid sequence is MSPPPPSLLLEKWYRRAWIALNAHFDASHSRSTADRWMVGLAAFLSAIVAALVGSTLVDTGALDASLKWVIVIASAGAAGLTALATQLQYGKQAAAHREAASAYQKIAGRIEQLVLSDRPITDEDVAGIRDQIDDVESRAPAIPERFRKRYRDKYTPLGA
- a CDS encoding thiolase family protein → MQVNEAYIVSSVRTPVGKAKKGALKDVRPEHLGATAVTGALERVRGLDPAMIDDVIIGCAYPEGPQGNNMARAIAQIAKMPDSVPGVTVNRFCSSGVQTIAQAYNSVAMGQMDAVVAGGVESMSSVPMGGFYFAPDPQLAEDDPDFYTSMGITAENVASKFNVEREAQDAFALQSHERALDAIASGRFEAEIVPVEVTQTVYDADAREATEISYTHDTDEGPRAGTSLEALAQLRPAFKQGGSVTAGNSSQMNDGAAASVILSKKLVDELEAEPMAKMLGFAVAGVAPEIMGIGPMESIPKVLKQVGMDLKDIDLIELNEAFASQSLAILRELDIPQEKVNVNGGAIALGHPLGCTGAKLTATLLHEMERRGSRYGIVTMCIGGGMGASAVFENLRR